A region of Acidobacteriota bacterium DNA encodes the following proteins:
- a CDS encoding class I SAM-dependent methyltransferase, translating to MMTPSRYREFWAGVGERFPDLTGAASTRYYAANEQRLFTEHFPALDGLTILKTDLWDEARNTRILVWAGCRGARAFGVDISMPTVQLARRAFRDAGLIPGLSSAAGDVRALPFADGSFDAIYSMGTIEHFDETEQAVAEMVRVLKPGGRAIIGVPNRHDPFLRPLLVAALYSVGLYGYGYEKSYSRRALRQMLERAGLEVVAETAILFIPGWLRMLDLFVHAWCRPLAWITAALVQPFVYLDRHVPAVRRHGYLLATVVRKPLTAGSPAAATAP from the coding sequence ATGATGACACCGTCTCGCTATCGCGAGTTCTGGGCCGGGGTCGGGGAACGCTTTCCGGACCTGACCGGGGCCGCCTCGACACGCTACTACGCCGCGAACGAACAACGGTTGTTCACCGAGCACTTCCCTGCGCTCGACGGCCTGACCATCCTGAAGACCGATCTTTGGGATGAAGCCAGGAACACGCGCATCCTCGTGTGGGCCGGCTGTCGGGGCGCCCGTGCATTCGGCGTCGACATCTCCATGCCGACCGTGCAACTCGCGCGGCGGGCGTTTCGTGACGCCGGACTGATCCCGGGCCTGTCGAGCGCGGCTGGCGACGTTCGCGCCCTGCCCTTTGCGGACGGCAGCTTCGACGCGATCTATTCCATGGGCACCATCGAGCACTTTGACGAGACCGAGCAGGCCGTCGCCGAAATGGTGCGGGTCCTCAAGCCCGGCGGCCGGGCGATCATCGGCGTGCCGAACCGGCACGATCCGTTCCTGCGCCCGCTGCTGGTGGCCGCTCTGTACTCGGTGGGCCTCTATGGCTATGGCTACGAGAAGTCGTATTCGCGGCGGGCGTTGCGGCAGATGCTGGAACGGGCAGGCCTTGAAGTCGTCGCCGAAACCGCCATCCTCTTCATCCCCGGGTGGCTGCGCATGCTCGACTTGTTCGTGCACGCCTGGTGCCGCCCGCTGGCGTGGATCACGGCGGCGCTGGTGCAGCCGTTTGTGTATCTCGATCGCCATGTGCCGGCGGTGCGCCGCCACGGCTACCTGCTGGCGACGGTAGTGCGGAAGCCGCTTACCGCGGGCTCGCCGGCTGCGGCCACGGCACCGTAA
- a CDS encoding metallophosphoesterase — MPNRAQFRGVLLFLLGAVAVLAPLFSSVWGLAIVGIAILLSGIIELVDAWVSEGRHFHYSSGAFSVLAGVLISFQNALVFSGLLILVSLVLLADGGVNIVRAVRGTTPGSRLWDFLNGSANVGIALLVWLLRDTLGPLGFGIVLGLRMAASGWHAMFAPMPIDADEFARIEDEHPNRALGLGPHPLIGFIHREAIADARAQTPSDLYWSVIFVIVFFAIHVGRLDAEWTLLGMVSPAVATAGDVVVSLLLAIVVIFPFDLALQRVTRPMERLVWLRMLHDRSPEQSQRWSERALRFWAERRLRRNVARDRENNTLHGAVRQAIRAGLPLTAVLIAVNPIWGFSWYFNSENWASAVWQKVAESRTDVWRHAMIGAVLEREGTADPGQPGLFTVQPPGVPAEGDFSFIVIGDPGEGDPSQHSLRDRLLVTAGQDAVKFVVIASDVVYPDGAMRDYEANFYLPFKGIGKPIYAIPGNHDWFNALDGFAANLMAPDRARAAMRARVDADLNLSSTTDERIERLIADAARLRSLYGVSAAHQQAPFFEMQSGGFSLIAADTGALRRLDDRQLAWLRAALERSRGHFTMVILGHPFYAGGAYTGAGDPAFAALHDLLREYRVAVVMAGDTHDFEYYREPGEEGARHFVNGGGGAYLSIGTALDWPAQPPVRDYAFYPRTDAVAAKLANETPWWKWPAWWWVRRFGAWPFSVEALSAVFDFNRAPFYQSFMEVRVERSAQQVTLALHGVDGPLRWRDIQVGGDSKPVNRSADQPVEFTVPWPQPASPR; from the coding sequence GTGCCGAATCGCGCCCAGTTCCGCGGCGTCCTGTTGTTCCTGCTCGGCGCGGTCGCCGTGCTGGCACCGCTGTTCTCGTCGGTGTGGGGCCTGGCGATCGTCGGGATCGCGATCCTGCTCTCCGGGATCATCGAGCTGGTCGATGCGTGGGTGTCCGAAGGGCGGCATTTCCATTACAGCAGCGGCGCATTCTCGGTGCTGGCCGGCGTGCTCATTTCGTTCCAGAACGCCCTGGTGTTCTCCGGCCTGCTGATCCTGGTGAGCCTCGTCTTGCTCGCCGACGGCGGAGTGAACATTGTCCGCGCCGTCCGCGGCACGACGCCGGGCAGCCGGCTGTGGGATTTCCTCAATGGCAGCGCGAACGTCGGCATTGCGCTGCTGGTGTGGCTGTTGCGCGACACGCTGGGACCACTGGGCTTCGGCATCGTCCTCGGCTTGCGCATGGCGGCGTCGGGCTGGCACGCGATGTTCGCGCCGATGCCGATCGACGCCGACGAGTTCGCGCGCATCGAAGACGAGCATCCGAATCGCGCGCTCGGTCTCGGGCCACACCCACTGATCGGGTTCATCCATCGGGAGGCGATCGCTGACGCCCGCGCGCAGACGCCGTCGGATCTCTATTGGAGCGTGATCTTTGTGATCGTGTTCTTCGCCATCCACGTCGGCCGGCTCGATGCCGAATGGACGCTGCTCGGGATGGTGTCGCCGGCGGTGGCGACGGCCGGCGACGTGGTGGTGTCGCTGCTGTTGGCGATCGTGGTGATCTTTCCGTTCGACCTGGCGCTGCAGCGGGTGACCCGCCCGATGGAGCGGCTGGTGTGGTTGCGGATGCTGCACGATCGATCCCCTGAGCAGTCGCAGCGGTGGAGCGAGCGGGCGTTGCGGTTCTGGGCCGAGCGGCGCCTGCGGCGTAACGTGGCGCGCGATCGCGAGAACAACACGCTGCACGGCGCCGTGCGCCAGGCCATCCGCGCCGGCCTGCCGCTGACCGCCGTGCTGATCGCGGTGAACCCGATCTGGGGATTTTCGTGGTACTTCAATAGCGAAAACTGGGCGTCGGCGGTGTGGCAGAAGGTCGCGGAGTCGCGCACCGACGTGTGGCGCCACGCGATGATCGGCGCGGTGCTCGAGCGCGAGGGTACGGCCGACCCGGGGCAGCCGGGCTTGTTCACGGTGCAGCCACCCGGCGTGCCAGCCGAGGGCGACTTCTCGTTCATCGTGATTGGCGACCCGGGCGAGGGCGACCCCTCGCAGCATTCGTTGCGCGACCGGCTGTTGGTCACGGCCGGCCAGGACGCGGTGAAGTTCGTGGTGATTGCCTCCGACGTGGTCTACCCGGACGGCGCGATGCGCGACTACGAGGCCAACTTCTACCTGCCCTTCAAGGGAATCGGCAAGCCGATCTACGCCATTCCCGGCAACCACGACTGGTTCAACGCGCTCGATGGCTTTGCCGCGAACCTGATGGCGCCCGACCGCGCCCGCGCCGCGATGCGCGCGCGGGTGGACGCCGACCTGAACCTGTCGAGCACGACCGACGAACGCATCGAGCGGTTGATTGCCGATGCCGCGCGGTTACGGTCGCTGTACGGCGTCTCGGCCGCGCACCAACAGGCGCCGTTCTTCGAGATGCAGAGCGGCGGCTTCTCGCTGATTGCCGCCGACACCGGCGCGCTGCGCCGTCTCGACGATCGGCAGCTGGCCTGGCTGCGGGCGGCGCTCGAGCGCAGCCGCGGCCATTTCACGATGGTCATTCTCGGCCATCCGTTCTATGCCGGCGGCGCCTACACCGGCGCGGGCGACCCGGCGTTTGCCGCGTTGCACGACCTGCTGCGCGAGTACCGCGTGGCCGTCGTGATGGCCGGCGACACCCACGACTTCGAGTACTACCGTGAGCCGGGCGAGGAGGGGGCACGCCACTTCGTGAATGGCGGTGGCGGCGCGTACTTGAGCATCGGCACCGCGCTCGACTGGCCGGCGCAGCCGCCGGTGCGTGACTACGCCTTCTACCCGCGCACCGATGCCGTGGCGGCCAAGCTGGCGAATGAGACGCCGTGGTGGAAGTGGCCGGCGTGGTGGTGGGTGCGCCGCTTCGGCGCGTGGCCGTTCTCGGTCGAGGCGCTGTCGGCGGTCTTTGACTTCAACCGCGCGCCGTTCTACCAGAGCTTCATGGAAGTGCGCGTGGAGCGGTCCGCGCAGCAGGTGACGCTCGCCTTGCATGGGGTCGACGGTCCGCTCCGCTGGCGCGACATCCAGGTCGGCGGCGACTCCAAGCCGGTGAACCGGTCGGCCGACCAGCCGGTGGAGTTTACGGTGCCGTGGCCGCAGCCGGCGAGCCCGCGGTAA
- a CDS encoding SEC-C metal-binding domain-containing protein, with protein MNSKAGRNDACPCGSGKKYKKCCELKEARSRGNTTMLVIVGLLMAAGLVAGITSLTSGDSHKGQPSGVWSAEHGHYH; from the coding sequence ATGAATTCCAAGGCCGGACGCAACGACGCCTGCCCCTGCGGCAGCGGCAAGAAGTACAAGAAGTGTTGCGAGCTCAAAGAAGCCAGAAGCCGCGGCAACACCACGATGCTGGTCATTGTCGGCCTGCTGATGGCGGCCGGCCTGGTCGCCGGAATCACGTCACTGACGAGCGGCGACTCGCACAAGGGGCAACCAAGCGGCGTGTGGTCGGCGGAGCACGGGCACTATCACTAA
- a CDS encoding DUF952 domain-containing protein: MTPVIFKIVPESLWRDAVEQGAFTGSPVDRQDGFLHFSTAAQVRETAARHFADAADLLLVAVSTSGLDLQWEPSRGGDLFPHLYGPLPLTAVHWVKPLPLDADGAHVFPELDPAPQAP, translated from the coding sequence GTGACCCCCGTCATCTTCAAGATCGTGCCGGAGTCACTGTGGCGCGACGCGGTGGAGCAGGGCGCCTTCACCGGCTCGCCGGTCGATCGGCAGGATGGCTTTCTTCACTTCTCCACGGCGGCCCAGGTGCGCGAGACCGCGGCCAGGCATTTCGCTGACGCCGCTGACCTCCTGCTGGTGGCCGTGTCGACCTCTGGCCTCGACCTGCAGTGGGAGCCGTCACGTGGCGGCGACCTGTTTCCGCATCTCTATGGGCCGCTGCCGCTGACGGCCGTGCACTGGGTCAAGCCGTTGCCGCTCGACGCCGACGGCGCGCACGTGTTTCCCGAACTGGATCCGGCACCTCAGGCACCCTAG
- a CDS encoding oxygenase MpaB family protein, with protein MLPARPTTLIDATHSIPGGTPGELLHRHRAAVRARLLQSDLVPAGPGSITWQVNREAFVLAGWGRAILLQLAHPAVAAGVHGHSAFRGSLAASLRRLRSTVGAMLAITFGDREQVIAAAAGINAIHDRVRGHAPPPLKLRGAGALTYSAHDPDLQRWVHATLVESIPLAYERLVHPLTLAERDRYCQEAAIMEPLLGMPAGSLPRRAAHLDTYLKDMLAGGSLVVTDTSRALARAVLYPPHWHLAWPAFRAMQLLTIGTLPPSLRQKYGFEWRNRDERALARWTTRLRTVRRLLPTLAREWPMARRS; from the coding sequence GTGTTGCCCGCCCGCCCCACGACGCTGATCGACGCGACCCACAGCATCCCGGGGGGGACGCCCGGCGAATTACTGCACCGCCATCGTGCCGCAGTCCGCGCACGGCTGCTGCAATCGGATCTGGTGCCGGCCGGACCGGGCAGCATCACCTGGCAGGTCAACCGCGAAGCCTTCGTCCTGGCCGGCTGGGGACGCGCCATCCTGCTGCAGCTGGCGCACCCCGCCGTGGCCGCGGGCGTGCACGGCCACAGCGCGTTCCGCGGGAGCCTCGCGGCCAGTCTCCGGCGCCTGCGCTCGACCGTCGGCGCCATGCTCGCGATCACGTTCGGCGACCGCGAGCAGGTGATCGCGGCGGCCGCCGGCATCAACGCGATTCACGATCGGGTACGTGGCCACGCCCCACCTCCGCTAAAGCTACGGGGGGCAGGCGCACTGACCTACTCTGCTCACGATCCCGATCTGCAGCGTTGGGTGCACGCGACCCTGGTCGAATCGATTCCCCTCGCCTACGAGCGCCTCGTCCACCCTTTGACTCTGGCAGAGCGGGACCGCTATTGCCAGGAAGCGGCGATCATGGAGCCGCTGCTCGGGATGCCGGCCGGATCGCTCCCCCGCCGTGCGGCGCACCTCGACACTTATCTGAAGGACATGCTGGCCGGCGGGAGCCTCGTGGTCACCGACACCAGCCGCGCGCTCGCACGCGCGGTGTTGTATCCGCCGCACTGGCACCTGGCGTGGCCGGCATTCCGGGCCATGCAGTTGCTCACGATCGGAACGCTGCCGCCGTCACTGCGGCAGAAGTACGGGTTCGAATGGCGCAACCGCGACGAGCGCGCCCTGGCGCGCTGGACCACGCGGCTCCGTACCGTGCGCCGGCTGCTGCCGACGCTCGCGCGCGAATGGCCCATGGCAAGGCGCTCATGA
- a CDS encoding serine hydrolase domain-containing protein: protein MAHGKALMTIKWTKVGLTLVVVAIGLVPTAILGLFIYASATAPVLHPNAADVTSTASATPLQQWIGAVEQGRQAVRAALAEHNLPGVSVAVGAGGQIVWAEGFGWANLDHKVPVSPETRFRIGTASTVLTSAAVGLLLEKERLKLDEPIQAYVPEFTQTQWPATLRQVMGHVAGIRSDGGDEGPLFGEQCDRPAEALPHFGHEQRFEPGTQYQFSNFGWILVSAAVEAAADESFLSFMRKQVFEPLGMDHTEADFEAGPGPERTTDYFPKFAGDPRYGPDVMRPLNLSCYAGAGVFLSTPSDLVRFGMAINSGKLLQPATVQVLQASLRLPSGEDTGYGLGWDLESVELAGQPTRVAGHDGNVLGGMAMSFLTFPAHNLVVAVTSNTSYADTRALGITIAQAFAGQSQTTAER, encoded by the coding sequence ATGGCCCATGGCAAGGCGCTCATGACGATCAAGTGGACGAAGGTCGGACTCACGCTGGTGGTGGTGGCGATCGGGCTGGTTCCCACGGCAATCCTCGGGCTGTTTATCTACGCCAGCGCCACGGCGCCGGTGCTGCACCCGAACGCGGCGGACGTGACCTCGACGGCGAGTGCCACGCCGCTGCAACAGTGGATCGGCGCCGTCGAACAGGGGCGGCAAGCCGTCCGCGCGGCGCTCGCCGAGCACAACCTGCCGGGCGTGTCGGTGGCAGTTGGCGCGGGTGGCCAGATCGTCTGGGCCGAGGGTTTCGGTTGGGCGAACCTCGACCACAAAGTGCCCGTGTCACCAGAGACGCGGTTCCGGATCGGCACCGCCTCCACCGTGCTCACCTCCGCCGCCGTCGGCCTGTTGCTCGAGAAAGAGCGCCTGAAGCTGGACGAACCGATCCAGGCCTACGTGCCGGAGTTCACGCAGACACAATGGCCCGCGACGCTACGCCAGGTGATGGGACATGTCGCCGGGATCCGGAGCGACGGCGGCGACGAAGGACCGCTGTTCGGTGAGCAATGCGACCGCCCGGCCGAGGCGCTGCCGCACTTTGGCCATGAGCAGCGGTTCGAACCGGGAACCCAATACCAGTTTTCGAACTTTGGCTGGATCCTCGTCAGCGCGGCGGTCGAAGCGGCGGCGGACGAATCCTTCCTGTCGTTCATGCGCAAGCAGGTCTTCGAGCCGCTCGGCATGGACCACACGGAGGCCGACTTCGAAGCTGGGCCGGGCCCCGAGCGCACGACCGACTACTTCCCAAAGTTCGCGGGCGACCCACGCTACGGCCCGGACGTGATGCGGCCGCTCAACCTGTCGTGTTACGCCGGGGCCGGCGTCTTCCTGTCCACACCATCAGACCTGGTGCGTTTCGGAATGGCCATCAACAGCGGCAAGCTGCTGCAGCCGGCGACGGTGCAAGTGCTACAGGCCTCGCTGCGGCTCCCGTCGGGTGAAGACACGGGTTACGGGCTTGGCTGGGATCTCGAGTCTGTCGAACTGGCTGGCCAGCCGACCCGCGTCGCCGGCCACGACGGAAATGTGCTGGGCGGGATGGCGATGTCTTTCCTGACGTTCCCCGCGCACAACCTCGTCGTCGCCGTCACGTCGAACACCTCGTACGCAGACACCCGCGCACTGGGCATCACGATCGCGCAGGCCTTCGCGGGACAGTCCCAGACCACAGCCGAACGATAG
- a CDS encoding ferritin-like domain-containing protein, producing MNETLHDAFVDEIKDLYNAEKQLTKALPKLAKNATSETLREALEAHLAETDVHIQRLEQIFELLDEKPRGKHCAGMAGIIEEGNAMLEEDFEGAVMDACIIAAGQRSEHYEMAAYGTCVAWAEALGLTEAAGLLNETLAEEKAADQKLSAIAEGDINEAASAGAGDDDEDEDAKAPASKQTSQPAARASKSAKSPAASRRRAN from the coding sequence ATGAACGAAACTCTTCATGACGCGTTTGTCGACGAAATCAAGGATCTTTATAACGCTGAGAAGCAACTGACCAAGGCTCTGCCGAAGCTCGCCAAGAACGCGACCAGCGAGACGCTTCGCGAGGCGCTCGAAGCGCACCTGGCGGAGACGGACGTGCACATCCAGCGCCTGGAACAGATTTTCGAGCTGCTCGATGAGAAGCCGCGTGGCAAGCACTGCGCCGGCATGGCCGGCATCATCGAAGAAGGCAATGCCATGCTCGAGGAAGACTTCGAGGGCGCCGTGATGGATGCGTGCATCATCGCGGCCGGCCAGCGCTCGGAACACTACGAGATGGCGGCCTACGGCACCTGCGTCGCGTGGGCCGAAGCGCTCGGCCTGACCGAGGCAGCCGGGCTGTTGAACGAAACGCTCGCGGAGGAAAAGGCCGCCGACCAGAAGCTGTCGGCGATTGCCGAAGGCGACATCAACGAGGCGGCGAGCGCGGGTGCGGGCGACGATGACGAGGACGAGGACGCGAAAGCGCCGGCGTCCAAGCAGACGAGCCAGCCGGCAGCGCGGGCGAGCAAGTCGGCCAAGAGCCCAGCGGCGTCGCGGCGTCGCGCGAACTGA